CTTCCAAAGGCGCGATTACACTCTTCTGCAACGTCTCCGCACTGGCACCATAATAGGTGGTACTCACCATAATGGTAGGCGGAGCAATATCGGGGTACTGCTCAACAGGCAGACTGAACAGCCCGATGATACCCACTACGACAATCGTAATAGAGATGACTGCCGATAATACGGGGCGTTCTATAAAGGTTCTTAAATTCATGAATGATTCCTCCTTGGTTTAATTTTCAGTAGTTGTTGCCGGAGACGTCATGGCTGTCTCTGCCGACTGGGGTTGAGCGGCCTTCGCCTTAACGGGAGTACCTTCACGAAGCAATCCTACGCCTTCGGCCACAATCACATCTCCCGGTGCCAGCCCTTCATCTACAATAAATTCCCGACCGCCATCGACGCGAGTCACCTGTACCGGGCTTGATTGAGCTTTACCGTCCACTACTTTATACACATATCTCTTATCCTGTATTTCGAAAGTGGCAGCCTGCGGAATGATCAACGCTCCCGTTTTCCGCACAGGGACAATCACATTACCCGCACCACCGCTATGCAACAATCCTTCCTTATTCGGAAAAACAGCACGCAGACTGACCGTACCCGTCGAACGATCGATCACTCCACTAATCGACTCGATCTGTCCTTGCTCGGGATAAGTCGATTTATCGTTGAGTTGCAGATCGATGGCAGGCATATTTTTCAGCGCCTCTTCTTTGGAACCGTATTGGCGGATGAGTCCCAGCAACTGATTTTCCGTCATGGAGAAATAAACATACATATCCGAATTGTCGGAAACCGTCGTCAGCGGTTGGGCAAGAGCGGAACTTACCAAAGCTCCTACACGGTAAGGCAATGTACCCACCACTCCGTCTGCCGGACTCTTCACAACCGTATAAGAAAGATTGTTGCGGGCACTTACTTCCTGCGCTTTT
The Bacteroides luhongzhouii DNA segment above includes these coding regions:
- a CDS encoding efflux RND transporter periplasmic adaptor subunit; the protein is MIKKVCKMKQGLLLLCCMVAATGCKQAPPAQMETEYEVMTVVPADRMISSTYSATIRGRQDIDIYPQVSGTLTKVCVTEGQRVKNGQTLFIIDQVPYEAALQTAVANVESAKASLATAQLTYDSKEELYKANVVSSFDLSTAKNSLLAAKAQLAQTKAQEVSARNNLSYTVVKSPADGVVGTLPYRVGALVSSALAQPLTTVSDNSDMYVYFSMTENQLLGLIRQYGSKEEALKNMPAIDLQLNDKSTYPEQGQIESISGVIDRSTGTVSLRAVFPNKEGLLHSGGAGNVIVPVRKTGALIIPQAATFEIQDKRYVYKVVDGKAQSSPVQVTRVDGGREFIVDEGLAPGDVIVAEGVGLLREGTPVKAKAAQPQSAETAMTSPATTTEN